In the Elusimicrobiota bacterium genome, ATAAATTTCATAATAATCCTTCTTTAAAGATTATGACCAGAAAACTTTATTTTAAATATGGTTCCCTTGCCAACCTCGCTGTCTACTTCAATAGTCCCGTTGTGTTTTTTTACTATCTCATAACACAAACTTAAACCAAGCCCTGTCCCTTTTCCTTCTTCTTTTGTTGTGTAGAACGGTTCAAAAATATGTTTTTTTACTTCTTCTGGAATCCCTGAACCTGTATCACTTATTAAAATTTCAATATGGTCTGCATATTTAGTAGTTATTCTTAATTCGCCACCATTTGACATGGCGTCAATTGCATTATTACACAGATTTATTATTAACTGCTGTATCTTGTTTTTATTCGCTTTAAACCCGGGTAAATTACCATAATTCTTAATCAATTTTATATTTTTAACCTGAGCCTGAATAAGAACAGTGGCATCATCAATAGTTTTATTTAAATCTATTTCTTCTGTTTCTATCTTCTCTTTTCTGGAAAAAATAAGTAAATTATGAACTAACTCTATAGACCTTTTGGCTTCTCTTTCAATTGTTTCAATAGGTATCTCCAGGAAATTATTGCTTTTTATTTCCCGTTTAAGAGTTTGCGTAAATCCTAAAATCGTAGTCAAGGGATTATTTAATTCGTGCGCTACCCCGCTTGCCAGTTGCCCGAGAGCTACCATCTTTTCCATCTGGCTATTTGTAGAAATGTGTTTCTTGACCTGGTCAATAAGGATTTC is a window encoding:
- a CDS encoding HAMP domain-containing histidine kinase, whose amino-acid sequence is MKFRKIFAVIDSVPTANRRYISLFLKIHIVLMIFFLIGYFIVAYAFCFHLHIVSEALVGLIFLFGAVFVFLGLYIQEILIDQVKKHISTNSQMEKMVALGQLASGVAHELNNPLTTILGFTQTLKREIKSNNFLEIPIETIEREAKRSIELVHNLLIFSRKEKIETEEIDLNKTIDDATVLIQAQVKNIKLIKNYGNLPGFKANKNKIQQLIINLCNNAIDAMSNGGELRITTKYADHIEILISDTGSGIPEEVKKHIFEPFYTTKEEGKGTGLGLSLCYEIVKKHNGTIEVDSEVGKGTIFKIKFSGHNL